The genomic segment CTCAAGGTGGACCTCTCCGCGGCCGCCGGGCTGTGACTCCTCCGGCGGGGCCGGCCCCGGCCCCGCCGCCGGACGCCGGTGCACCGCGGGCTCCCGGCGGCGGCCCGCGGCGCGGAGCCTCAGCCCAGCAGCGCGACGACCGCCAGCAGCACGGCCCCCGCCGCCGCCGGGGCCAGCACCTCGTAGGCCCAGCGCACCTCGGCCGTCCCCTGCGCCGTCTCCCGGCGCGCGTACCGCTCGGCCAGTTCCGCGAGTTCGGCCACGGCCTCGTCGGCGGGGGCCCGGTCCGGCCCCGCCCCGGCGGGCGAGGCTCCGCGGACGTCGTCGGCGGCGGCGCTCCGGGCGCTGCGCCGGGCGGTCTTCTTCCGCGCCCGCAGCGACACCGGGATCGCCCACAGCTGGAACGTCCGTCCCTCCGCGAAGACTTCGCTGGAGTAGCCCGCGCGCACACCCTCGACCGCGCCCCAGGGCAGCGTGATGGTGCGGAACGGGTTGCGCACCCGCATCCGGTCCTCACCGGCGAACACGGCGGGCCGGAAGGTGAAGGCGACGACGAGCGGCACCGCGAGCAGCAGCCCGGCCAGCGCGAACCAGGGGGTGCGTCCCTCGCCGCGGATCATCGCGTCGATGCCGAGCCAGCCGGCGAGTCCGAGCAGCAGCACGCCGCCGGCCAGTGCGGAGCCGGAGCGGTAGACGCGGTCGGCGTACCCCGGGCCGGTCTCGGGCTGCGGGGAGGAGGGGGTGTCCGGGCTCGTCATGGGGGCGATTGTGCCCGACGGGCCGGGCGGGACACACGTCCCGGTCCGGCACCGCCACGCCCCGTCCCGCCCCGGCGGCCCGTGGCGGGAACCACCCTCCCCGGGGGTGACAGGCTGCTACGCGCGTAGATATGCTCACCTGGTGACCATGCTTCCCAAGCCCGTAGTACCCGCGTACGGCAGCGAGGCCCCGGAGCGTCTGGCGTCGATGGCGGACGTCACCGCCTCCGACGCCGCGCTGCGCCGTTTCCTGCACGGCCTGCCGGGTGTCGACGCCGTCGGCCTGCAGGCCCGCGCGGCGGCCCTCGGCACCCGCTCGATCAAGACCACGGCCAAGGCGTACGCCATCGACCTGGCCATCTCCATGATTGACCTGACGACCCTGGAGGGCGCGGACACCCCGGGCAAGGTCCGGGCGCTGTGCGCCAAGGGGGCGCGTCCCGACCCGCTGGACCGCACCGTCCCGAGGGTCGCGGCGATCTGCGTCTACCCGGACATGGCGGCCACCGCCAAGGCGGCGCTGCGCGAGGCCGGGGCCCCGGAGATCAACGTGGCCTCCGTCGCCACCGCCTTCCCGGCCGGCCGGGCCGCGCTGCCCGTCAAGCTGGCCGACACCCGGGACGCGGTGGCGGCCGGCGCGGACGAGATCGACATGGTGATCGACCGCGGCGCCTTCCTCTCCGGCCGCTACCTCCAGGTGTTCGAGGAGATCCGGCGGGTCAAGGAGGTCTGCCGGCGTGACGACGGCACCGCCGCCCACCTCAAGGTGATCTTCGAGACGGGCGAGCTGCAGACCTACGACAACGTGCGCCGGGCCTCCTGGCTCGCGATGCTCGCGGGCGCCGACTTCATCAAGACGTCCACCGGCAAGGTCGCCGTCAACGCCACCCCGCCCGTCACCCTGCTCATGCTGGAGGCCGTGCGCGACTTCCGCGCGGCCGTCGGGGTGCAGGTCGGGGTGAAGCCCGCGGGCGGCATCCGGACCACCAAGGACGCCGTCAAGTACCTGGTGATGGTCAACGAGACGCTCGGCGAGGAGTGGCTGACCGCGGACTGGTTCCGCTTCGGCGCCTCCAGTCTCCTCAACGACCTGCTGATGCAGCGCCAGAAGCTGAGCACCGGGCGCTACTCCGGTCCCGACTACGTGACGGTGGACTGAGCCCCATGACGGATCCCCAGACCCTGGACACCTCCCAGGACACCCCCCAGCACCCCGAGGACACCCAGCCCGTGGACAAGCAGCCGGCGCAGCAGGCGCCCCGGGGCGCGTTCGCGTACGCGCCGGCGCCCGAGTCGCGCTCGGTCGTCGCCATCGCGCCGTCGTACGGCCACTTCATCGACGGCGAGTTCCGCGAGGCGGCCGGCGGCAAGGTCTTCACGACCGTCTCGCCCTCCACCGAGGAGGTGCTCTCCGAGGTCGCCCTGGGCGGCCCGGAGGACGTGGACGCGGCGGTGGCCGCCGCCCGCCGGGCCTTCGGGCCCTGGTCGGCGCTGCCCGGCGCGGAGCGGGCCAAGTACCTGTTCCGGATCGCCCGGATCATCCAGGAGCGCTCGCGCGAACTGGCCGTGCTGGAGTCCCTCGACAACGGCAAGCCGATCCGCGAGTCGCGCGACACCGACCTGCCGCTGGCCGCCGCGCACTTCTTCTACTACGCGGGCTGGGCCGACAAGCTGGCGTACGCCGGCTACGGCGCCGACCCGAAGCCGCTGGGCGTGGCCGGGCAGGTCATCCCGTGGAACTTCCCGCTGCTGATGCTGGCGTGGAAGATCGCCCCGGCGCTGGCCACCGGCAACACGGTCGTCCTCAAGCCCGCCGAGACCACCCCGCTGTCCGCGCTGTTCTTCGCGGACATCTGCCGGCAGGCCGGACTGCCGCGGGGCGTCGTCAACATCGTCACGGGCGACGGCGCGGCCGGTGCAGCGCTGGTGGCGCACCCGG from the Streptomyces xinghaiensis S187 genome contains:
- a CDS encoding PH domain-containing protein, with translation MTSPDTPSSPQPETGPGYADRVYRSGSALAGGVLLLGLAGWLGIDAMIRGEGRTPWFALAGLLLAVPLVVAFTFRPAVFAGEDRMRVRNPFRTITLPWGAVEGVRAGYSSEVFAEGRTFQLWAIPVSLRARKKTARRSARSAAADDVRGASPAGAGPDRAPADEAVAELAELAERYARRETAQGTAEVRWAYEVLAPAAAGAVLLAVVALLG
- the deoC gene encoding deoxyribose-phosphate aldolase, with the translated sequence MLPKPVVPAYGSEAPERLASMADVTASDAALRRFLHGLPGVDAVGLQARAAALGTRSIKTTAKAYAIDLAISMIDLTTLEGADTPGKVRALCAKGARPDPLDRTVPRVAAICVYPDMAATAKAALREAGAPEINVASVATAFPAGRAALPVKLADTRDAVAAGADEIDMVIDRGAFLSGRYLQVFEEIRRVKEVCRRDDGTAAHLKVIFETGELQTYDNVRRASWLAMLAGADFIKTSTGKVAVNATPPVTLLMLEAVRDFRAAVGVQVGVKPAGGIRTTKDAVKYLVMVNETLGEEWLTADWFRFGASSLLNDLLMQRQKLSTGRYSGPDYVTVD
- a CDS encoding aldehyde dehydrogenase family protein, encoding MTDPQTLDTSQDTPQHPEDTQPVDKQPAQQAPRGAFAYAPAPESRSVVAIAPSYGHFIDGEFREAAGGKVFTTVSPSTEEVLSEVALGGPEDVDAAVAAARRAFGPWSALPGAERAKYLFRIARIIQERSRELAVLESLDNGKPIRESRDTDLPLAAAHFFYYAGWADKLAYAGYGADPKPLGVAGQVIPWNFPLLMLAWKIAPALATGNTVVLKPAETTPLSALFFADICRQAGLPRGVVNIVTGDGAAGAALVAHPDVRKVAFTGSTGVGKAIARTVAGTDKKLTLELGGKAANIVYDDAPVDQAVEGIVNGIFFNQGHVCCAGSRLLVQESVAEEVLDALKRRMATLRVGDPLDKNTDVGAINSPEQLARIRELADAGEREGAERWSPSCELPASGYWFAPTLFTGVTQAHRIAREEIFGPVLSVLTFRTPAEAVEKANNTPYGLSAGIWTEKGSRILWTAEKLRAGVVWANTFNKFDPASPFGGYKESGYGREGGRHGLEAYLDV